The following are encoded in a window of Variovorax paradoxus genomic DNA:
- a CDS encoding CaiB/BaiF CoA transferase family protein: MSTEAKRLPLAGIRVVEFTHMVMGPTCGMVLADLGAEVIKVEPIEGDRTRHLLGAGAGFFPMFNRNKKSIALDLRNPQGLEAALRLCATADVVAQNFRPGTMDKYGLGYAALGKLNPRLVYVNHTGFLPGPYEHRTALDEVVQMMGGLAYMTGRPGDPLRAGTSVNDIMGGMFGAIGAIAALMQRAETGQGQEVQSALFENNVFLVGQHMLQYAITGQAAAPMPERISAWALYDVFTVKDGEQIFLAAVSDAQWKTFCDALGFDDLKADATLQTNNDRVRLRPTLLADLRARLVDRSAAELSAIFEARGLPFAPITRPEDLYADPHLNATGGLADIRLPDGERAGEMAQTTLFPITLGGERLGVRLHPPTLGEHTRELLAELGYEGAQIAAMQADAAIA; this comes from the coding sequence ATGAGCACCGAAGCAAAGCGCCTGCCGCTCGCGGGCATCCGCGTGGTCGAGTTCACGCACATGGTCATGGGGCCGACCTGCGGCATGGTGCTCGCGGACCTGGGCGCGGAAGTCATCAAGGTCGAGCCGATCGAGGGCGACCGCACGCGCCACCTGCTGGGCGCGGGCGCGGGCTTTTTCCCGATGTTCAACCGCAACAAGAAGAGCATCGCGCTCGACCTGCGAAATCCGCAGGGGCTCGAAGCCGCGCTGCGGCTGTGCGCCACGGCCGATGTGGTGGCGCAGAACTTCCGGCCCGGCACGATGGACAAGTACGGCCTGGGTTACGCCGCGCTCGGCAAGCTCAATCCGCGACTCGTGTACGTGAACCACACGGGCTTTCTGCCCGGCCCGTATGAGCACCGCACCGCGCTCGACGAGGTGGTGCAGATGATGGGCGGGCTCGCCTACATGACAGGGCGCCCCGGCGATCCGCTGCGTGCGGGCACGAGCGTGAACGACATCATGGGCGGCATGTTCGGCGCCATCGGCGCCATCGCTGCGCTGATGCAGCGCGCCGAAACCGGCCAGGGCCAGGAGGTGCAGTCGGCGCTGTTCGAGAACAACGTGTTCCTCGTCGGCCAGCACATGCTGCAGTACGCGATCACGGGGCAGGCGGCCGCGCCGATGCCCGAGCGCATCTCGGCCTGGGCGCTGTACGACGTGTTCACCGTGAAGGACGGCGAGCAGATCTTCCTGGCGGCTGTGAGCGATGCGCAATGGAAGACCTTCTGCGATGCGCTGGGCTTCGATGACCTGAAGGCCGACGCCACCTTGCAGACCAACAACGATCGCGTGCGCCTGCGTCCGACGCTGCTGGCTGACCTGCGCGCCCGGCTCGTGGACCGTTCGGCCGCCGAGCTGTCGGCGATCTTCGAGGCGCGTGGCCTGCCGTTCGCGCCGATCACGCGGCCCGAAGACCTGTATGCCGATCCGCACCTGAACGCCACCGGCGGCCTGGCGGACATCCGCTTGCCCGACGGCGAGCGCGCCGGCGAAATGGCGCAGACCACGCTGTTCCCGATCACGCTCGGCGGCGAGCGGCTGGGCGTGCGGCTGCATCCGCCGACGCTGGGCGAACACACGCGCGAGCTGCTGGCCGAACTGGGCTACGAAGGCGCGCAGATCGCGGCGATGCAGGCCGACGCGGCCATCGCCTGA
- a CDS encoding LysR family transcriptional regulator, giving the protein MRDLDLTTLRLFVAVCESRSIARAGEQANIVGSAISKRLAQLEDTVGTPLLLRKRRGVVPTPAGETLLEHARAMLGSATRIERDMAAYAGGARGHVRILASASVMAESLAEDVAGFLQDPAHRNIRVDMEERVSPEIVRGIRDGVASIGLCWDAADLDGLERRDYRSDHLAIVAHPSHPVARHDAVRFEQVLDHEFVGMPALSAVQLMLAREAAVAGKPLVYRVLVSNFDAALRVVRAGLAISVVPAEVARPFTEAFGLRLMPLTDDWARRRFAICFRGEATLSPSAQLLVAHLERCATDRAEAP; this is encoded by the coding sequence ATGAGAGACCTCGACCTGACCACCCTGCGCCTGTTCGTCGCCGTCTGCGAAAGCCGCAGCATCGCGCGTGCGGGCGAGCAAGCGAACATCGTCGGCTCGGCGATCAGCAAGCGCCTCGCGCAGCTCGAAGACACGGTCGGCACGCCGCTGCTGCTGCGCAAGCGCCGCGGCGTGGTGCCGACGCCGGCCGGCGAAACGCTGCTCGAACACGCACGCGCCATGCTCGGCAGCGCCACCCGCATCGAGCGCGACATGGCCGCGTATGCGGGCGGCGCGCGCGGGCATGTGCGCATCCTGGCTTCGGCCTCGGTCATGGCCGAGTCGCTGGCCGAGGACGTGGCCGGCTTTCTGCAAGACCCGGCGCACCGCAACATCCGCGTCGACATGGAAGAACGCGTGAGCCCCGAGATCGTGCGCGGCATCCGCGACGGCGTGGCATCCATCGGCCTGTGCTGGGACGCGGCCGACCTCGACGGGCTGGAGCGGCGCGACTACCGCTCGGACCACCTCGCAATCGTCGCGCACCCGTCGCACCCTGTGGCGCGCCACGACGCGGTGCGCTTCGAGCAAGTGCTCGATCACGAATTCGTCGGCATGCCCGCGCTGAGCGCCGTGCAGCTGATGCTCGCGCGCGAAGCGGCCGTGGCCGGCAAGCCGCTCGTGTACCGCGTGCTGGTGTCCAACTTCGACGCGGCGCTGCGCGTGGTACGCGCGGGGTTGGCCATCAGCGTGGTGCCGGCGGAAGTCGCCCGGCCCTTCACCGAGGCCTTCGGGCTGCGGCTGATGCCGCTCACTGACGACTGGGCGCGCCGGCGTTTCGCGATCTGTTTTCGCGGCGAGGCCACGCTGTCGCCCTCGGCGCAGCTGCTGGTGGCGCACCTCGAACGGTGCGCCACGGACCGCGCGGAAGCCCCCTGA
- a CDS encoding ABC transporter ATP-binding protein, translated as MSELLRIENLSAGYGEAVVLHDVAFTLGEGQTLALLGRNGTGKTTLINTLAGATRQHGGTIALGGQSALHKLQPHQRAAAGIGWVPQERNIFKSLTVHENLTAVERPGKWNPQRVYEMFPRLAERKTNLGTQLSGGEQQMLAVGRALVLNPKLLLLDEPLEGLAPIIVEELLRAIRRITQDEGLAAIIVEQHPQAILAISDQAVVLDHGTIVHTDTAAALRAQPEVLDRLLGVAR; from the coding sequence ATGTCTGAACTCTTGCGCATCGAAAACCTGAGCGCCGGCTACGGCGAGGCCGTGGTGCTGCACGACGTGGCCTTCACGCTCGGCGAGGGCCAGACGCTCGCGCTGCTGGGCCGCAACGGCACGGGCAAGACCACGCTCATCAACACGCTGGCCGGCGCCACGCGCCAGCACGGCGGCACCATCGCGCTCGGCGGGCAGTCGGCGCTGCACAAGCTGCAGCCGCACCAGCGCGCGGCGGCGGGCATCGGCTGGGTGCCGCAGGAGCGCAACATCTTCAAGTCGCTCACCGTGCACGAGAACCTCACGGCGGTGGAGCGGCCGGGCAAGTGGAACCCGCAGCGCGTCTACGAGATGTTCCCGCGCCTGGCCGAGCGCAAGACCAACCTGGGCACGCAGCTCTCGGGCGGCGAGCAGCAGATGCTGGCCGTGGGCCGCGCGCTGGTGCTCAACCCCAAGCTGCTGCTGCTCGACGAGCCGCTCGAAGGTCTCGCGCCGATCATCGTGGAAGAGCTGCTGCGCGCCATTCGCCGCATCACGCAGGACGAAGGCCTGGCCGCGATCATCGTGGAGCAGCACCCGCAGGCGATCCTCGCGATTTCCGACCAGGCCGTGGTGCTCGACCACGGGACCATCGTGCACACCGACACGGCCGCGGCGCTGCGCGCGCAGCCGGAAGTGCTGGATCGGCTGCTGGGCGTGGCCAGGTAG
- a CDS encoding HPP family protein, whose translation MRFAALWTYLRAWLPGPSNVNARERLRAVGGAGIGLLITGLLCRWLAVPLEHAVWLVAPMGATAVLVFAVPASPLAQPWSVIGGNTLSTLVGIACASWIPDTAVAAAAAVALAIGLMFFTRCLHPPGGAAALLAVLTHTTDFSAALFPVLVNSVLLVLAGVAYNTLTGRRYPHVQVARPPSPDARFSQSDIDAVLARYNQVLDISRDDLESLIQQTELESYKRRLGTLHCADIMSGTPISVEFGTPLQEAWTLMHQHRIKALPVTDRTRRVVGIVTQADFFRQLDLQHHDGIAGRLRDLIRATRTVISNKPEVVGQIMTRQVRVASADRPVVELVPLFSEGGHHHIPIIDAEKRLTGMITQSDFVRALYRAVSPA comes from the coding sequence ATGCGATTCGCCGCACTGTGGACCTATCTTCGCGCCTGGCTCCCGGGCCCTTCCAACGTCAACGCGCGCGAGCGCCTGCGCGCCGTGGGCGGCGCAGGCATCGGGCTGCTGATCACCGGCCTGCTGTGCCGCTGGCTGGCCGTTCCGCTGGAGCACGCCGTGTGGCTGGTCGCGCCGATGGGCGCCACCGCCGTGCTCGTGTTTGCCGTGCCCGCCAGTCCGCTGGCGCAGCCCTGGTCGGTGATCGGCGGCAACACGCTGTCGACGCTGGTGGGGATCGCCTGCGCCAGCTGGATTCCCGACACCGCGGTGGCCGCTGCCGCGGCCGTGGCGCTGGCCATCGGCCTGATGTTCTTCACGCGCTGCCTGCACCCGCCCGGGGGCGCGGCGGCATTGCTGGCGGTGCTCACGCACACCACCGATTTCTCCGCGGCGCTGTTCCCGGTGCTCGTGAACTCGGTGCTGCTGGTGCTGGCCGGCGTGGCCTACAACACGCTCACGGGGCGGCGCTATCCGCATGTGCAGGTGGCACGCCCGCCCTCGCCCGATGCGCGCTTCAGCCAGAGCGACATCGACGCCGTGCTGGCGCGCTACAACCAGGTGCTCGACATCAGCCGCGACGACCTCGAGTCGCTCATCCAGCAGACCGAGCTCGAGTCGTACAAGCGCCGCCTGGGCACGCTGCACTGCGCCGACATCATGTCGGGCACGCCGATCTCGGTGGAGTTCGGCACGCCGCTGCAAGAGGCCTGGACGCTCATGCACCAGCACCGCATCAAGGCGCTGCCCGTCACCGACCGCACGCGCCGCGTGGTCGGCATCGTCACGCAGGCCGACTTCTTTCGCCAGCTCGACCTGCAGCACCACGACGGCATTGCCGGCCGGCTGCGCGATCTGATTCGTGCCACGCGCACGGTGATCTCGAACAAGCCTGAAGTGGTCGGCCAGATCATGACGCGCCAGGTGCGCGTGGCCAGCGCCGACCGGCCGGTGGTCGAGCTGGTGCCGCTGTTCTCCGAAGGCGGGCACCACCACATTCCGATCATCGATGCAGAGAAGCGGCTGACGGGGATGATCACGCAGTCGGATTTCGTGCGGGCGCTGTACCGCGCGGTGAGCCCGGCCTGA
- a CDS encoding tripartite tricarboxylate transporter substrate binding protein, whose protein sequence is MTPNFFPMNRRAMLGLGASAAALAACPALAQGSDKPIRFILPISAGSGVDNIARAASVALGKAFGQPVVIENLPGAGGITGTSAIVKAPPDGLTLGMVSNNHVINPSVFKKMPFDAINDITPISVVGATPLVLMVNPKLPAKNVKELVALLRAKPDGYNYASSGNGTIIHLAGEMFMDEAGVKARHIPYKGTGPMVTDMMAGQVEIGVIALPAVQQHIRSGALRAIGVCGPARSPAAPDIPTIAEQGLPNYAVEGWFAVIGPPKMQAADIKRAHDAVAAAYTSAEVREAMDKQGNVIKPTSPEEAASYFRSEAARYAALVKKANVVLE, encoded by the coding sequence ATGACCCCGAACTTTTTTCCGATGAACCGCCGCGCGATGCTGGGCCTGGGCGCCAGCGCCGCGGCGCTTGCCGCATGCCCCGCGCTCGCGCAGGGCTCCGACAAACCGATCCGCTTCATCCTGCCGATCAGCGCGGGCTCGGGTGTGGACAACATCGCACGCGCTGCCTCGGTGGCGTTGGGCAAGGCCTTCGGCCAGCCGGTGGTGATCGAGAACCTGCCGGGCGCGGGTGGCATCACCGGCACGTCGGCCATCGTGAAGGCGCCGCCCGACGGGCTCACGCTGGGCATGGTGTCGAACAACCATGTGATCAACCCGAGCGTGTTCAAGAAGATGCCGTTCGATGCGATCAACGACATCACGCCCATCAGCGTGGTCGGCGCCACGCCGCTGGTGCTGATGGTCAACCCCAAGCTGCCCGCGAAGAACGTGAAGGAGCTCGTGGCGCTGCTGCGCGCGAAGCCCGACGGCTACAACTACGCCTCGTCGGGCAACGGCACCATCATCCATCTGGCCGGCGAGATGTTCATGGACGAAGCCGGCGTGAAGGCGCGGCACATTCCGTACAAGGGCACGGGCCCGATGGTGACCGACATGATGGCGGGACAGGTCGAGATCGGCGTGATCGCGCTGCCGGCCGTGCAGCAGCACATCAGGAGCGGCGCGCTGCGCGCCATCGGCGTGTGCGGACCCGCACGCTCGCCGGCCGCGCCGGACATCCCCACGATCGCAGAACAAGGCCTGCCGAACTACGCCGTCGAAGGCTGGTTCGCGGTGATCGGTCCGCCGAAGATGCAGGCCGCCGACATCAAGCGCGCGCACGATGCGGTGGCGGCCGCCTACACCAGCGCCGAGGTGCGCGAGGCGATGGACAAGCAGGGCAACGTCATCAAGCCCACGTCGCCCGAAGAGGCCGCGAGCTACTTCCGCAGCGAGGCTGCGCGCTACGCGGCGCTGGTGAAGAAGGCGAACGTGGTGTTGGAGTGA
- the rpoD gene encoding RNA polymerase sigma factor RpoD — translation MPSSKKPAPSLAKSVKSVATKPAAEKPLKAGAKPATKTAAAASKTAAATKVKPVPTKSTSLDDPKKAAATATAAPAAKKVGRPPKAAGAAAAPATGAKRGRKPKAAKEAGESDIDLSDIEEDLAGDEPVAVATTEEKVKPLRMKISKAKERALMKEFGLDETVLSEEDLAKRRSRLKTLITLGKTRGYLTHGEISDHLPDKLVDAETMEVVVTMLNDMGVAVYEQTPDAETLLLNNTAPTATTVEEAEEEAEAALSTVDSEFGRTTDPVRMYMREMGTVELLTREGEIEIAKRIEGGLMAMMEAISASPATIAAILEMAATIREGKVVISTIVDGFSNPNEADDYVAEEDFDEFDEEDDDDGKGGSKALTKKLEELKNEALARFDRIAEMFEKIHKIYEKEGYGTPAYTKAQQAVSDELMTIRFTAKTIEKLCDLVRTQVDDVRKKERELRRIIVDKCGFPQDEFIRDFSGFDKNGNRIASNLLNLKWVEKQAAAGKPWSAVLARNIPPVQELQQKLTDIQSRVVVPLTELKDINKRMNEGESSSRDAKKEMIEANLRLVISIAKKYTNRGLQFLDLIQEGNIGLMKAVDKFEYRRGYKFSTYATWWIRQAITRSIADQARTIRIPVHMIETINKMNRISRQHLQEFGFEPDAGILAAKMEIPEDKIRKIMKIAKEPISMETPIGDDDDSHLGDFIEDSSNTAPIEAAMQAGLRDVVKDILDSLTPREAKVLRMRFGIEMSTDHTLEEVGKQFDVTRERIRQIEAKALRKLKHPSRSDKLRSFIDTL, via the coding sequence ATGCCCAGTTCAAAGAAGCCTGCTCCTTCACTTGCAAAAAGCGTCAAAAGCGTCGCCACCAAGCCCGCAGCAGAGAAACCGTTGAAAGCCGGTGCCAAACCGGCAACCAAGACGGCTGCCGCCGCGTCCAAAACGGCAGCCGCAACGAAAGTGAAACCCGTGCCCACGAAATCGACCTCTCTCGACGATCCCAAGAAAGCCGCAGCCACTGCCACGGCTGCCCCCGCTGCCAAGAAAGTTGGCCGTCCGCCCAAGGCCGCCGGCGCTGCAGCTGCGCCCGCCACCGGCGCCAAGCGCGGGCGCAAGCCCAAGGCCGCCAAGGAAGCCGGCGAGAGCGACATCGACCTGTCGGACATCGAGGAAGACCTGGCCGGTGACGAGCCCGTGGCCGTCGCGACCACCGAAGAGAAGGTCAAGCCGCTGCGCATGAAGATCAGCAAGGCGAAGGAACGCGCCTTGATGAAGGAGTTCGGCCTCGACGAGACCGTGCTCTCCGAAGAAGACCTGGCCAAGCGCCGCTCGCGCCTGAAGACCCTGATCACGCTGGGCAAGACCCGCGGCTACCTCACGCACGGCGAAATCTCCGACCACCTGCCCGACAAGCTGGTCGACGCCGAGACCATGGAAGTCGTGGTCACCATGCTCAACGACATGGGCGTGGCGGTGTACGAGCAGACGCCCGACGCCGAAACCCTGCTGCTGAACAACACCGCGCCCACCGCCACCACGGTGGAAGAAGCCGAGGAAGAAGCCGAAGCGGCTCTGTCCACGGTGGACAGCGAATTCGGCCGCACGACCGACCCGGTTCGCATGTACATGCGCGAAATGGGCACGGTCGAGCTGCTGACGCGCGAAGGCGAAATCGAAATCGCCAAGCGCATCGAAGGCGGCCTGATGGCCATGATGGAAGCCATTTCGGCCTCCCCCGCCACCATCGCCGCGATCCTCGAGATGGCCGCGACCATCCGCGAAGGCAAGGTCGTCATCTCGACCATCGTCGACGGCTTCTCGAACCCGAACGAGGCCGACGACTACGTGGCCGAAGAAGACTTCGACGAATTCGACGAAGAAGACGACGACGACGGCAAGGGCGGCTCCAAGGCCCTGACCAAGAAGCTCGAAGAGCTCAAGAACGAAGCCCTCGCGCGCTTCGACCGCATTGCCGAGATGTTCGAGAAGATCCACAAGATCTACGAGAAGGAAGGCTACGGCACGCCGGCGTACACCAAGGCCCAGCAGGCCGTGTCCGACGAGCTCATGACCATCCGCTTCACGGCCAAGACCATCGAGAAGCTGTGCGACCTGGTGCGCACCCAGGTGGACGACGTGCGCAAGAAGGAACGCGAACTGCGCCGCATCATCGTGGACAAGTGCGGCTTCCCGCAGGACGAGTTCATCCGCGACTTCAGCGGCTTCGACAAGAACGGCAACCGCATCGCCTCGAACCTGCTCAACCTCAAGTGGGTCGAGAAGCAGGCCGCGGCCGGCAAGCCCTGGAGCGCCGTGCTCGCGCGCAACATCCCGCCGGTGCAGGAACTGCAGCAGAAACTCACCGACATCCAGTCGCGTGTGGTGGTGCCGCTGACCGAGCTCAAGGACATCAACAAGCGCATGAACGAGGGCGAATCGTCCTCGCGCGATGCCAAGAAGGAAATGATCGAGGCCAACCTGCGCCTTGTGATCTCCATCGCCAAGAAGTACACCAACCGCGGCCTGCAGTTCCTCGACCTGATCCAGGAAGGCAACATCGGCCTCATGAAGGCGGTCGACAAGTTCGAATACCGTCGCGGCTACAAGTTCTCGACGTACGCGACGTGGTGGATCCGCCAGGCCATCACCCGCTCGATCGCCGACCAGGCGCGCACCATCCGCATCCCGGTGCACATGATCGAGACGATCAACAAGATGAACCGCATCTCGCGCCAGCATTTGCAGGAGTTCGGCTTCGAGCCCGACGCCGGCATCCTGGCCGCCAAGATGGAGATCCCGGAAGACAAGATCCGCAAGATCATGAAGATCGCGAAAGAGCCGATCTCGATGGAAACCCCCATCGGCGACGACGACGATTCGCACCTGGGCGACTTCATCGAGGACAGCAGCAACACGGCCCCCATCGAGGCCGCGATGCAAGCCGGCCTGCGCGACGTGGTCAAGGACATCCTCGACTCGCTCACGCCGCGCGAAGCCAAGGTGCTGCGCATGCGTTTCGGCATCGAAATGTCCACCGACCACACGCTGGAAGAAGTCGGCAAGCAGTTCGACGTGACCCGCGAGCGCATCCGCCAGATCGAAGCCAAGGCGCTGCGCAAGCTGAAGCACCCGTCGCGCTCCGACAAGCTGCGCAGCTTCATCGACACCCTGTAA
- a CDS encoding DsbA family protein gives MAAVNANNNGGTATLHYIFDPLCGWCYAAAPLVEAARTVPGLRVAFHGGGMMTGANRRPITPQWRDYVIPHDKRIAELTGQPFGEAYFEGLLRDSGAVMDSAPPITAILAAESLREGGGLDMAHRVQQAHYVEGQRIAEADVLAALAAELGFDAEAFATAFAQHTGDATAQHIAASRDLLQRAGGQGFPTFVLAQADGSTGRIDIGPWLGRADDWKAQLATFVAPTPAATASEACGPDGCAI, from the coding sequence GTGGCCGCAGTGAACGCGAACAACAACGGCGGCACCGCCACCCTGCACTACATCTTCGATCCGCTGTGCGGCTGGTGCTACGCCGCCGCGCCGCTGGTCGAGGCGGCGCGCACCGTGCCGGGCCTGCGCGTCGCGTTCCACGGCGGCGGCATGATGACCGGCGCCAACCGCCGCCCCATCACGCCGCAGTGGCGCGACTACGTGATCCCGCACGACAAGCGCATCGCCGAACTCACGGGCCAGCCCTTCGGCGAGGCCTACTTCGAAGGCCTGCTGCGCGACAGCGGCGCGGTGATGGATTCCGCCCCGCCGATCACCGCCATCCTCGCCGCCGAATCGCTGCGCGAAGGCGGCGGGCTCGACATGGCGCACCGCGTGCAACAGGCGCACTACGTCGAAGGCCAACGCATCGCGGAAGCCGACGTGCTCGCCGCGCTGGCGGCCGAACTCGGCTTCGATGCCGAGGCTTTCGCCACGGCCTTCGCGCAGCACACGGGCGACGCCACCGCGCAGCACATCGCCGCAAGCCGCGACCTGCTGCAGCGCGCGGGCGGCCAGGGCTTTCCGACCTTCGTGCTGGCGCAGGCCGATGGCAGCACGGGCCGCATCGACATCGGGCCGTGGCTGGGGCGTGCGGACGACTGGAAGGCGCAACTCGCGACCTTCGTCGCGCCGACGCCTGCTGCAACTGCGTCCGAAGCCTGCGGCCCCGACGGCTGCGCGATCTAG
- a CDS encoding putative quinol monooxygenase produces the protein MSTTPLISIAVLKARTGQREALRDALSALVAPTRQEPGCLDYTLFELRDEPGSFYMRESFQDQAALDAHFATPYFQAFEKRFDELLDAPIRLVFLEKVA, from the coding sequence ATGAGCACCACGCCCCTCATCAGCATCGCCGTATTGAAAGCCAGGACCGGCCAGCGCGAGGCGTTGCGCGACGCCTTGAGCGCGCTGGTGGCGCCCACGCGGCAAGAGCCCGGCTGCCTCGACTACACCTTGTTCGAGCTGCGCGACGAGCCCGGCAGCTTCTACATGCGCGAGTCGTTCCAGGACCAGGCCGCGCTCGACGCGCACTTCGCCACGCCGTACTTCCAGGCTTTCGAGAAGCGTTTCGACGAACTGCTGGACGCGCCGATCCGGCTGGTGTTCCTGGAGAAGGTCGCCTAG
- a CDS encoding multidrug effflux MFS transporter, giving the protein MNPDADKLWQAPRWALAVLLAVLGMLGPFSIDTYIPAFSGIAKSIGATPAEMQQTLSAYLFGFAFMNLFHGALSDSFGRRPVVLWGLAVFTLASLGCALSQNITQLVLFRGLQGLSTGAGIVVSRAVIRDMFPPAEAQRVMSQVTIYFGVAPAIAPIVGGFLFVHAGWHSIFWFLVAVGVVLFVANYKLLPETLHKNHRQPFQVRHLMRGYRDLCSDPRFLLLAFASGVPFNGMFLYVLAAPAFLGDHLALQPQQFFWFFLLTIGGIMLGARASGRMAGKVAPKRQIRDGFLIMMVTSVVNVVANIFFVPHVAWAVWPLAVFAFGWALMVPVVTLLVLDLHPERRGMASSLQAVIGSTANGVVAGAIAPLVMHSTLALALTSALMLVIGLVAWVWLHDRWPEIGRRVAHEEA; this is encoded by the coding sequence ATGAATCCCGACGCAGACAAACTCTGGCAGGCCCCGCGCTGGGCGCTTGCCGTGCTGCTCGCCGTGCTGGGCATGCTCGGGCCCTTCTCCATCGACACCTACATCCCGGCGTTCTCGGGCATTGCGAAATCGATCGGCGCGACGCCGGCCGAGATGCAGCAGACGCTGTCGGCCTACCTGTTCGGCTTCGCGTTCATGAACCTGTTCCACGGTGCGCTGTCGGACAGCTTCGGGCGCCGGCCCGTGGTGCTGTGGGGGCTGGCGGTGTTCACGCTCGCCTCGCTGGGCTGCGCGCTGTCGCAGAACATCACGCAGCTCGTGTTGTTCCGCGGGCTGCAGGGCCTGTCGACCGGCGCCGGCATCGTGGTGTCCCGCGCCGTCATCCGCGACATGTTCCCGCCGGCCGAGGCGCAGCGCGTGATGAGCCAGGTGACGATCTACTTCGGCGTGGCGCCGGCCATTGCGCCCATCGTGGGCGGCTTCCTGTTCGTGCATGCGGGCTGGCACTCGATCTTCTGGTTCCTCGTGGCCGTGGGCGTCGTACTGTTCGTCGCCAACTACAAGTTGCTGCCCGAGACGCTGCACAAGAACCACCGCCAGCCGTTCCAGGTGCGCCACCTGATGCGCGGCTACCGCGACCTGTGCTCCGACCCGCGCTTTCTGCTGCTGGCCTTTGCGAGCGGCGTTCCCTTCAACGGCATGTTCCTCTACGTGCTGGCCGCGCCCGCGTTCCTGGGTGACCATCTGGCGCTGCAGCCGCAGCAGTTCTTCTGGTTCTTCCTGCTGACCATCGGCGGCATCATGCTCGGCGCGCGCGCCAGCGGCCGCATGGCGGGCAAGGTCGCGCCCAAGCGGCAGATCCGCGACGGCTTCCTGATCATGATGGTCACCTCGGTGGTCAACGTGGTGGCCAACATCTTCTTTGTGCCGCACGTGGCGTGGGCCGTGTGGCCGCTCGCGGTGTTCGCCTTCGGCTGGGCGCTGATGGTGCCGGTGGTCACGCTGCTGGTGCTCGACCTGCACCCCGAGCGCCGCGGCATGGCCTCGTCATTGCAGGCCGTGATCGGCTCCACCGCCAACGGCGTCGTGGCCGGTGCCATCGCGCCGCTGGTGATGCACTCCACGCTCGCGCTGGCGCTGACCTCGGCGCTGATGCTCGTCATCGGACTGGTCGCCTGGGTCTGGCTGCACGACCGCTGGCCCGAGATCGGGCGCCGGGTGGCGCACGAAGAAGCTTGA
- a CDS encoding hydroxymethylglutaryl-CoA lyase has translation MIHAFLPPRAVVREVGLRDGLQSIARVLPTAHKLEWIRDAHAAGQREIEVGSFVPAHLLPQLADTAELLAYAKTLPGLFASVLVPNLKGAERAIAGEADLMVVPLSASHAHSLANLRKTPDEVVAEVGRMRAARDAAGSKTLIDGGVGTAFGCTIQGHVDPDEVLRLMQALLDAGADRVSLADTVGYADPAMVRSLFERALRIAGDRLWCGHFHDTRGLGLANAYAALEVGITRFDACLAGIGGCPHAPGASGNVDTEDLVFMLESMGVQTGVDLPKLLDLRKRVAGWLDGETLQGTVWRAGFPKTFALAEGVAA, from the coding sequence TTGATTCACGCCTTCCTGCCGCCGCGCGCGGTCGTCCGCGAAGTGGGCCTGCGCGACGGGCTGCAAAGCATCGCCCGCGTGCTGCCCACGGCGCACAAGCTCGAATGGATTCGCGACGCGCACGCGGCCGGCCAGCGCGAGATCGAGGTCGGCTCCTTCGTGCCGGCGCACCTGCTGCCGCAGCTGGCCGACACGGCCGAGTTGCTGGCGTATGCGAAGACGCTGCCGGGCCTGTTCGCCTCGGTGCTCGTGCCCAACCTCAAGGGCGCCGAACGCGCCATCGCCGGCGAGGCCGACCTGATGGTGGTGCCGCTGTCGGCCAGCCACGCGCACAGCCTGGCCAACCTGCGCAAGACGCCCGACGAAGTGGTGGCCGAGGTCGGGCGCATGCGCGCGGCGCGCGATGCGGCGGGTTCGAAGACGCTGATCGACGGCGGCGTGGGCACGGCGTTCGGTTGCACGATCCAGGGCCATGTCGACCCCGACGAAGTGCTGCGATTGATGCAGGCGCTGCTCGATGCCGGCGCCGACCGCGTGAGCCTCGCCGACACGGTGGGCTACGCCGATCCGGCCATGGTGCGCAGCCTGTTCGAGCGCGCGTTGCGCATCGCGGGCGACCGCCTGTGGTGCGGCCATTTCCACGACACGCGCGGGCTGGGGCTCGCGAATGCGTATGCGGCATTGGAGGTCGGCATCACGCGCTTCGATGCGTGCCTGGCCGGCATCGGCGGCTGTCCGCATGCGCCCGGCGCGAGCGGCAATGTCGACACCGAAGACCTCGTCTTCATGCTCGAGAGCATGGGCGTACAGACGGGTGTCGATCTGCCGAAGTTGCTCGATCTGAGGAAGCGTGTGGCCGGTTGGCTCGATGGCGAGACGCTGCAGGGCACGGTCTGGCGCGCGGGCTTTCCGAAGACCTTCGCGCTGGCGGAAGGCGTCGCGGCATGA